In Oryza sativa Japonica Group chromosome 2, ASM3414082v1, the following are encoded in one genomic region:
- the LOC4330591 gene encoding rhamnogalacturonan I rhamnosyltransferase 1 — protein MGWKATMGGVKVAGGGGGVEKVRCPSVAAVARSRMRPWVLRATTTVLLWTCVMQLTAVGERWGPRVLKGWPSCRTAQEAASAALAATRLPMPVPVVEKAPLPPKRIYRNNGYLMVSCNGGLNQMRAAICDMVVIARYLNVTLIVPELDKTSFWNDPSEFQDIFDVEHFITSLRDEVRILRELPPRVKRRVELGMFHSMPPISWSDISYYRNKILPLIRKHKVLHLNRTDARLANNGLPLDVQKLRCRVNFGSLKFTSDIEELGRRVIRLLRQNGPFLVLHLRYEMDMLAFSGCTEGCTREEADELTRMRYAYPWWKEKVINSYAKRKDGLCPLTPEEIALVLRALDIDRSMQIYIAAGEIYGGKRRMAALTSAYPNVVRKETLLQPSDLMFFQNHSSQMAALDYLVSLESDIFVPTYDGNMAKVVEGHRRFMGFKKTILLDRKLIVELVDQYNSGSMLWDEFSSLIKSVHANRMGAASKRTVIHDKPKEEDYFYANPQECLRDPNLLRTS, from the exons ATGGGGTGGAAGGCGACGATGGGTGGTGTCAaggtggccggcggtggcggcggcgtggagaagGTCAGGTGCCCGTCGGTGGCCGCGGTGGCGCGGTCGCGGATGAGGCCGTGGGTTCTGCGCGCCACCACGACGGTGCTGCTTTGGACCTGCGTCATGCAGCTCACGGCCGTCGGGGAGAGGTGGGGGCCGCGCGTCCTCAAGGGGTGGCCGTCGTGCCGGACGGCGCAGGAGGCGgcctccgccgcgctcgccgccacgCGGCTCCCAATGCCGGTACCCGTCGTGGAGAAGGCCCCATTGCCGCCGAAAA GAATTTATAGGAACAACGGTTATCTGATGGTTTCATGCAATGGTGGACTCAACCAAATGCGAGCAGCT ATATGTGATATGGTTGTCATTGCAAGATACTTGAATGTGACTCTAATAGTGCCCGAGTTGGATAAGACATCATTTTGGAATGATCCAAG TGAGTTCCAAGATATATTTGATGTTGAACACTTTATAACATCTCTGAGAGATGAGGTTCGTATTCTTAGAGAGTTGCCACCAAGGGTAAAGCGAAGAGTGGAACTTGGAATGTTCCACTCAATGCCACCTATTAGCTGGTCTGATATCTCTTATTACCGTAACAAG ATACTTCCTTTAATTCGGAAGCACAAGGTTCTTCATCTGAACAGAACTGATGCTAGGCTAGCAAATAACGGACTACCGCTCGATGTCCAAAAGTTGCGTTGCCGAGTTAACTTCGGTTCACTGAAGTTCACTTCCGATATTGAAGAGTTAGGCAGGAGAGTGATTAGATTGCTTCGCCAAAATGGCCCCTTTTTGGTCCTTCATTTACGATATGAAATGGATATGCTGGCTTTCTCTGGCTGTACTGAAGGCTGCACTCGTGAAGAGGCAGATGAGCTCACAAGAATGAG ATATGCTTATCCATGGTGGAAAGAGAAAGTAATAAACTCctatgcaaaaagaaaagatggCCTTTGCCCTTTGACACCAGAGGAGATTGCTCTTGTCCTCAGAGCCTTGGACATTGACAGAAGTATGCAGATATACATTGCAGCTGGAGAAATATATGGTGGAAAGCGTAGAATGGCTGCTCTTACTTCAGCGTATCCCAACGTG GTGAGAAAGGAGACACTTTTGCAACCTTCCGATCTCATGTTCTTCCAGAACCATTCGTCACAAATGGCAGCTCTGGATTACTTGGTATCACTGGAAAGTGATATATTTGTTCCAACATATGATGGTAATATGGCTAAAGTTGTTGAGGGACACCGCAG GTTCATGGGTTTTAAGAAAACAATCTTATTGGATCGAAAACTCATTGTTGAGCTGGTCGACCAGTATAATAGTGGTTCTATGCTGTGGGATGAATTCTCTTCACTAATCAAGTCTGTCCACGCAAACCGAATGGGAGCAGCTTCAAAAAGGACAGTGATTCATGACAAACCGAAGGAAGAGGACTACTTCTATGCTAACCCTCAAGAGTGCTTGCGAGATCCCAATCTTTTACGGACATCATGA
- the LOC4330592 gene encoding protein TIC 20-v, chloroplastic — protein MASAVSLLLLSSPRPLRRAAPVPALRSQARHPLLLGHAGETALGVWATRARLPAPPPRASNPNNDNDNSGAVEAPDRLVAAVAYLYPFLDGVHHGRFLLAQFPLFSTLLSPLAPAARLFRSSPLTPFLLFLTLYFAVVRNQQAFSRFVRFNAMQAVALDVLLIFPDLLVQSFAPSTGGGIGFELFQSMESTVFLFLLVCLVYGGGACLLGKTPRLPIVADAAERQVM, from the coding sequence ATGGCATCCGCCGtttcgctcctcctcctctcgtccccgcgcccgctccgccgcgcggcgccggtGCCAGCGCTACGCTCCCAGGCGCGCCACCCCTTGCTCCTCGGCCACGCGGGCGAGACCGCGCTCGGGGTATGGGCCACGCGCGCCCGcctgcccgcgccgccgccgcgcgcctccaACCCGAACAACGACAACGACAACAGCGGCGCCGTGGAGGCGCCCGACCGCCTGGTGGCCGCCGTCGCCTACCTCTACCCGTTCCTCGACGGCGTGCACCacggccgcttcctcctcgcgcAGTTCCCGCTCTTCAGCACCCTGCTCAGCCCgctcgcgccggccgcgcgcctcTTCCGCTCCTCCCCGCTCAcgcccttcctcctcttcctcacccTCTACTTCGCCGTCGTGCGCAACCAGCAGGCCTTCTCCCGCTTCGTCCGCTTCAACGCCATGCAGGCCGTCGCGCTCGACGTGCTGCTCATCTTCCCCGACCTCCTCGTGCAGTCCTTCGCGCCCTCCACCGGTGGCGGGATCGGCTTCGAGCTCTTCCAGAGTATGGAGAGCACCGTGTTCCTCTTCCTGCTCGTCTGCCTAGTCTACGGCGGGGGCGCGTGCCTGCTAGGGAAGACGCCGCGGCTGCCAATCGTCGCAGATGCAGCCGAGCGCCAGGTGATGTGA
- the LOC4330593 gene encoding transcription factor BIM2 isoform X1: MQLFQGEEPAHDFLSLRAGGGSSSPPFQHREEQHSSHSSRGYGMEIRRSLRPLDLAKQRGRSSGNGTAAGSAVDGASPAGSDSEEHVLPGGVGTFSIRHASGTPSREEAGSHGGVRRSAFAFAPALHGARMENAHETGGRSGSRAHRAPSTMWQDSAIDQRSIGQTPYEATRAEGRSSASSADQGPSTPRSKHSATEQRRRTKINDRLEILRELLPHTDQKRDKASFLSEVIEYIRFLQEKVQKYEEADPERNHEDSKSMPWAKVYYRSCWRNTKNTSQVQGEDLSPSTQDMNNEQYGPKHISAAQPALFNTQSVTSTTTSSSHMATGTPQNLEKNSTPSNQPPWLSMSTMRQESEPGNKMPNKHEKQTLHDENHSISSAYSQGLFNRLTEALKKSGLDPSQANIAVEINLAKRARDNTSDNSKINEDEEPIQITKRRCNKS, translated from the exons ATGCAGCTTTTCCAAG GAGAGGAGCCGGCTCATGACTTCCTCTCgctccgcgccggcggcggctcgtcgtcgccgccgttccagCACCGGGAGGAGCAGCATTCCAGCCATTCATCGCGAG GATACGGTATGGAGATCCGCAGATCACTGAGGCCACTGGACCTGGCCAAGCAGCGCGGCCGCAGCAGCGGCAATGGCACGGCGGCGGGGAGTGCCGTCGACGGCGCGTCGCCGGCAGGTTCGGACTCGGAGGAGCACGTGCTACCGGGCGGCGTCGGGACGTTCAGCATCAGGCACGCGTCCGGTACTCCGTCGAGAGAAGAGGCCGGTAGCCATGGCGGCGTCAGGAGGAGTGCGTTCGCATTTGCACCTGCGCTTCATGGCGCCAGGATGGAGAATGCACATGAAACAGGAGGAAGATCTGGGAGTAGGGCTCACCGTGCGCCGTCGACGATGTGGCAAGATTCTGCCATTGATCAAAGATCCATAGGCCAGACACCATATGAAG CAACAAGAGCAGAGGGAAGAAGTAGCGCCAGCAGCGCCGATCAGGGACCCAGCACTCCGAGATCAAAGCATTCAGCAACTGAGCAGAGAAGGAGGACCAAGATAAATGACAG GCTTGAAATACTTCGTGAACTCCTGCCACACACTGATCAGAAGAGAGACAAAGCTTCTTTCCTTTCGGAG GTTATTGAATACATAAGGTTTTTGCAAGAGAAAGTCCAAAAGTATGAGGAAGCCGATCCAGAAAGGAATCACGAGGATTCCAAATCCATGCCATGG gCAAAAGTCTACTATAGATCATGCTGGAGAAACACAAAG AACACCAGTCAAGTCCAGGGGGAAGATTTGTCACCATCCACACAGGACATGAACAACGAACAGTACGGTCCCAAGCACATATCGGCAGCACAACCTGCTCTCTTCAACACACAGAGTGTAACCAGTACAACCACCAGTTCCTCCCACATGGCAACAGGCACACCACAAAATTTGGAAA AGAACAGCACACCCAGCAATCAGCCACCATGGCTGAGCATGTCAACAATGCGCCAAGAGTCTGAACCAGGCAACAAAATGCCGAACAAGCATGAGAAACAGACCCTTCACGATGAAAACCATAGTATTTCTAGCGCTTACTCTCAAGG ATTATTCAACAGATTGACAGAAGCTCTTAAAAAGTCAGGACTAGATCCATCTCAAGCTAATATAGCTGTAGAGATCAACCTGGCCAAACGAGCAAGAGATAATACTAGTGACAACTCAAAG atcaatgaagatgaagagccCATCCAAATAACCAAGAGGCGGTGCAATAAAAGCTAG
- the LOC4330593 gene encoding transcription factor BIM2 isoform X2, protein MEIRRSLRPLDLAKQRGRSSGNGTAAGSAVDGASPAGSDSEEHVLPGGVGTFSIRHASGTPSREEAGSHGGVRRSAFAFAPALHGARMENAHETGGRSGSRAHRAPSTMWQDSAIDQRSIGQTPYEATRAEGRSSASSADQGPSTPRSKHSATEQRRRTKINDRLEILRELLPHTDQKRDKASFLSEVIEYIRFLQEKVQKYEEADPERNHEDSKSMPWAKVYYRSCWRNTKNTSQVQGEDLSPSTQDMNNEQYGPKHISAAQPALFNTQSVTSTTTSSSHMATGTPQNLEKNSTPSNQPPWLSMSTMRQESEPGNKMPNKHEKQTLHDENHSISSAYSQGLFNRLTEALKKSGLDPSQANIAVEINLAKRARDNTSDNSKINEDEEPIQITKRRCNKS, encoded by the exons ATGGAGATCCGCAGATCACTGAGGCCACTGGACCTGGCCAAGCAGCGCGGCCGCAGCAGCGGCAATGGCACGGCGGCGGGGAGTGCCGTCGACGGCGCGTCGCCGGCAGGTTCGGACTCGGAGGAGCACGTGCTACCGGGCGGCGTCGGGACGTTCAGCATCAGGCACGCGTCCGGTACTCCGTCGAGAGAAGAGGCCGGTAGCCATGGCGGCGTCAGGAGGAGTGCGTTCGCATTTGCACCTGCGCTTCATGGCGCCAGGATGGAGAATGCACATGAAACAGGAGGAAGATCTGGGAGTAGGGCTCACCGTGCGCCGTCGACGATGTGGCAAGATTCTGCCATTGATCAAAGATCCATAGGCCAGACACCATATGAAG CAACAAGAGCAGAGGGAAGAAGTAGCGCCAGCAGCGCCGATCAGGGACCCAGCACTCCGAGATCAAAGCATTCAGCAACTGAGCAGAGAAGGAGGACCAAGATAAATGACAG GCTTGAAATACTTCGTGAACTCCTGCCACACACTGATCAGAAGAGAGACAAAGCTTCTTTCCTTTCGGAG GTTATTGAATACATAAGGTTTTTGCAAGAGAAAGTCCAAAAGTATGAGGAAGCCGATCCAGAAAGGAATCACGAGGATTCCAAATCCATGCCATGG gCAAAAGTCTACTATAGATCATGCTGGAGAAACACAAAG AACACCAGTCAAGTCCAGGGGGAAGATTTGTCACCATCCACACAGGACATGAACAACGAACAGTACGGTCCCAAGCACATATCGGCAGCACAACCTGCTCTCTTCAACACACAGAGTGTAACCAGTACAACCACCAGTTCCTCCCACATGGCAACAGGCACACCACAAAATTTGGAAA AGAACAGCACACCCAGCAATCAGCCACCATGGCTGAGCATGTCAACAATGCGCCAAGAGTCTGAACCAGGCAACAAAATGCCGAACAAGCATGAGAAACAGACCCTTCACGATGAAAACCATAGTATTTCTAGCGCTTACTCTCAAGG ATTATTCAACAGATTGACAGAAGCTCTTAAAAAGTCAGGACTAGATCCATCTCAAGCTAATATAGCTGTAGAGATCAACCTGGCCAAACGAGCAAGAGATAATACTAGTGACAACTCAAAG atcaatgaagatgaagagccCATCCAAATAACCAAGAGGCGGTGCAATAAAAGCTAG